ggtttgctagaaaaacactccaccccattcttattcaaaatatacactccaccccactcattttatcaTGTTAACTCCATCCAAatgatgctaacggaatattccatttaaatcaaaattatttaatgtaaacttatttttccttttttttctggttatttttttttcagaaaaaaacgtcactttctaatatttgaCCAAACAAATATTTTCAATGCTTACATACTGTTGGAGCTGGTATATAAAGTaaccattttataaaataattcaagaataaatatgtatgaaatagttttaaattaaaacttatGTTAAAAGTACGTTAAACTTCCACTCCATAAAAGAATATaaagttatattattattttaattaattaattaatttggataATATGATCGCGTTGGTTATAACATGTTAAATGTTAAAGTATATATTACTTTTAGTAATTGAAAATGAGGGAtgttattgatatatgataagagaattttattaaataatatccaTACATTACTTAATGAATTCATaagcaacatttttttataaatctaggaaaaagaaacttaatTAGTCTTTATTTCGTGAAATTTAAATTAGTatgaaattaatttcgaaatatttttatataattcacTATTTATAAAAATCCTTTATAAACTGGGTATTACTAGTAATTGTGatgttatattcttttttgttgaaactaacgttttttttttaatggaacTAACGTTAaacgatttttatttgaaagtgtggtttttttttttgaaaaaaataaaataaaaaataaccaaaaaaaaaagaaatggaaaaataagtttacattaaataattttgatttgaatggaatatttcgttagcatcttttggatgaagttaacatgataaaatgagtggggtggagtgtatattttgaataagaatggggtggagtgtttttctagtaaaccttgaggggggtaagtgtattttactctaaatCTATTCTAAACTTTCAGTTATGTCATCTGCAACAGCATGACCAAGCAGAAAAAGTTCATCAGTATGGAAAAGCTTTCAaaaacttcatatatatataaacttaaAAGAATGCAAGTTCACAAGATACTCAAACAATAAAAATTTGCACAGCTAAGCTACACGCAAATTCTATGAATGCAGGTACACACTACCAGTTCAGATTTTCATTTACATTATGAAAACCTAAGCTGGTAAAGGTATAAAGCTTTCCCTTACACACATGGCCGGAAAGAATGAAACAGATTACATAGTTCATAAATCCAAGGAATACACAATTAGCCAATATCATGTTCATAGACCCTTCATGCATAGAATGTTCATTAAAATAAAGTAACATGCATATAGTGTTAGGGAACATTGCTAACATTGCTTGCTagtgaagaaaaatgaaatgaaacgaTTAAACATAATGGCAATGAATCACTCTTGAAAATATTGTGTACAAGTGAAAATAAACAAGAGGAAGCTTTGAAGTAGGTGCACGACTTTACTGCAAACAGCAAAAGTAGGACGAGAAACTAAAAAGTCTTAAAAAGACCTACCCAAATATGAGGTCAATCCATTCATGTAAATGAGCAGATACATACTCACTCTCCAGAACCATCCTATTCGTGTGCACAAAATCAACTGGATTCTCAGCCCAAGCTAGAAGTCTTACAGTATCTGGTATCAAAGAAGTAAATCACAAACAGAGCTATAATATGCATGTGAATATACCATGATATCTTCTGAAAGGAactaatgaagaaaatcttaaTGACTATACCAAGTTTTCCTCCCAACTGCGTTGtaccaaaatcaattgaatTTTCATTAGTGAGGACTTCGGGGAGGTAAAATAGCTCACGAACCTAATAAGTGGAGATTAAAAAACAGGGGGAAAGTCATTAAGataaaatttcaattatagTAGGATATGcaattaatatatataagtaCTAGAAACATTGAAGCACATGAAGACAACTAAAACTTATCAAAAATATAGTGCAGAATCTACTCAGAGTACGCAAGTATACCAATACCAATCAATCATTTTGCTTTAAAAGTGAATAAATATATACCAATTCCTTTACATCACTCATATCCTCAAGAACTCCATTCCAAGTACCAGAAATATCAGAAAACATCCGATCTGCATGATCAAAATTTCTGCCTTGTAATTTGATTGCAAGGGTGGTGAAAGGTTCAACTCTAACAAGGTAATATAAGACCTGTAAAAGAAGATAATAACTATTAACTAGTGCAAAATCAGCAACTAAATTGCAACCATATCAGATGACAGCTAAcctataaattttatttatgtcATTATAGCTATAAATTAAAACTTGAATGATAAATCTAAATCCCTAGGAGGTAACCAGATTTTTTGTTGGCTAACTGCAGTTGAAAACTCTGAACTCTGAACTTGTGAATCTAATTCTCATTCATTTCAAACATAATGAAACAATGAACCAGTACAATATTTAAAGAAGGATATGAAGCTTGATGAACAAGCTATCAGTTCTAACAAACTCTAACAACTAAGTCTAAACAGTTCTAACAaattctgttatgccagctAAGCTTGACAGCTAAGCAAGCATAACTAACACACTAACTCAGCTACTAACAGTAGCTTTACTTAACACGAGTAGTATACTCTAATACTAACTGGTCGTATAACAGTCTAGGTGATTGGTAACCTTTGTATAAATAAGAAGAAACAACAAATATATTAGACACATACATATACATCGATTTATGCTCAAGTTTAATTTGAAACTTGAAGTGCTAGATGAAATATATTCTACTTGCCTTCAACAAATTAAATAAGGTACTGCACTGTAGGATAACACATAGAGGAAAAAAGGAAATCAAACAAACCTCTCAATTTTGAAGACATCTCAGAAAGGGTACCCACGAATGGTGAAGGGAAGTGGATTCATATCAGATTTTATGTGGGGAGTTAATGGACAGAAATGGTTGGCATCACAACAGTTATATACAAATCAGTGGTTAGGCCTTAAGAAATAGCACAATGTGGGCTAATAGATAGGTAGGGATATAAAATTATGCAGGTTTTTTTTGGTATTGTAGGAATGAGCTGGAAACGAATTACATAATTGTACAATTGAGTTATAGGTGTCATTATGAATAGATAGCACAATGCTATGCTATAAATGCAGAAATTGAGCAGCAGGTTTTGTGGATCAAGTACATGTGGAGGCAATATCTACATATATTTGTACTTGACTCAATTACAACTTACCTATTGTTGGTGCAGTACCTATGTAGCTAATTACGGATTTTTGAACCCCTTTAGGAGGAGTCATAGCTGAACAAGAGCTACATGACAGTGAACCCCTATGTAGACactaatgctttgtttggtagagggAGGTTTGGGTAGAGAGAGATGGGGAGGAGAGTTAGGGGGAAAAAGCACAATTCATGCACCATTCTCCATTTTATTATCAAAGGCTTTATATTAGCCTTAGGCTATGTTTAGACATGATGAACTTATGTCCATTGAAGTCTTTTATGGTTTGGACAACAATATATGCTGACAACAGATAGTGTGATTACAGTGGGTGAACACTAGTTGCAAGTAATGtacctatattttttttttgttacatcggacAACGTAATGTACCTATACTATaagaatataataatataagaaTGGCATAAATGGTTTGAACAGTAATTTTCATTTACTATGGTCTTACTATTATAAATGAGCGTGAGTAAACAATAGCTTAATCAATGACATAACTTATAAAAGGTAGAGAGACTAATGATTTCAACTGGAAGCTGAACAGAAACTTTTGAACATGAAAGTTATTTAATTAATACATATGGTTGCATTACAGTATTTTCAGGATACATCCAATGCAAACTACATATACCTAAGTACACAACATCAAATTGGAGTGTGTAACTATGCTGGTAGCACAGTGACAAGTTCCAATTCACCCATAAAAAAGACCTAATAGTAGCAAAATATAAAGCCCTTGGTGGCAGTTGTCTTAGAAGACAATCTTCATCTTTTATAGCAAGAGAGGACAACTAACGTCCTTCATCTTCCATGTAGATAATAAGCTAAGATATGAACCAAGCACcaacatcatcctcatcatctgatATAACAATTATGTGAGAATCATCAACCATCTTGTTCAGAACTTCTTCAACTTCAACGAGGGAAACTTCaatcttcagattcttcttaaTAGAATTCATAGTCAAGGAGGCCTCTATGCTTTCTTCTCCGAACAACGACATAGATTTCAGACCAGAGTTGCAATTAGCTCCCTCATGAGGGACTGCACCAGCATCAACAGGTGCCTCAATCTTAACTGCAAACAGACCTTTGTTGTTCTTGGTAGTCAATTCAACTCCAAACATAGGTGGTTTAGGTTCATGAACCACACCAGAAGTTATGCCAGTCTCTACTGCAGAATTCACAGTGCCTCTAGCATCGGTTTGAGACTGAATGGCATCTAGCATATTACCTTCCCCATTAGCATCGGTTTGAGACTGAATGGCATCTGGCATATTACCTTTGAATAACATTTCTTTGCCAGCTAGGCGTTCTTCAATGTCATATGGGTAATAACCATCAGGAATGACTTTCTTCTCAATCTATTACATAAGGAGGCCATAGTTAGTAATGAACCGTAACTTTAACTGAATTTTTATGTGTTGGATGAAATGTTTATGTGGTTGTGTTAATCAGTAACTGAATATGAGTCTGAATGTATGTTGACATGTTTGAGTTCATTATATGAAAATTATGGTGAAATTAATCTTATATGTATTGTGAAGCTATTAAATAGAATGAGTGATCATTTGATTTTGGTAATTGAAGAAAGATGTTAACCTTCTTTCCTAAACACGGCATATTTCTTATGCTTTGTGCTTGCTGAACAGTTTTTAAAAGTGTTTAAAGGGAAATATTCCATTGTTTCTTTAAGACTTAGCTAATGCATGCTCCTTCCATGTGCTGTTACTCCCGGTTAACTACAAGTTGCTTTAGAAATTACCTGCTGCAGGTTTTGATTTTGTATTGGTTAGTAAGTTATGAGATTGAATTGTATGTGTGCGCATTGTGATTAAAGAAGTGGAAATACTGTTTGCTTTATTATTACATGCTGAGAAGCTCAAATGTCTTTAATTTCTGGTGCAGAATGAGTTTGAATGGGTAACTTTGATAATGAATTGTGTTTGCTACATTGATTAAGGTGATTGTGAGGGACCTGTTTGACTGAATATTATCTTGTAATGCAAAAGTGGCTTTATTTCCATTTGGTGCAAAAACTTATTTGATTTTCAAGCTGCACAAGGAAAACTTAGAGAGCTTCAGATCATGCTAATTTGAGATCCATTCACTATACCTCCTGCCCTAGTTTCTCTTGCAGGAATTACTAAACCATTACAGTTTACACGGAAAAATAACTGTTAtgtttaattttgatttcatttgaatttgaatctgttttctttttaatatgGTTGAGAAAGAGTTGGCAATATTCAGAAGGGCAATATGGTTCTTGCTTATCTATATTACACTGATCTATACCTAGTAATTCTGGCTTGCACTATCAATTATCCTGTCAATGTCATTCAGCTTTGAAGTAAATGGACTTTGTATCAAAACAAAATTATGCTTggttatttttgtttaaaatgtCAATTCACAAAAAGCCTTATTGTTATTATTTCTTATCCTTCAATGTAGTACTGTTTCTCATCTCCAAagtatccttcttttctttctgAACTGGCTTACTTGATAACCTCAATTTTCTTTTCTAAGGAAACTCTGTAAGCTTAAGTTAGTTTTGCTCTTTCTCCAACTTTTCTACTTTGGTTTTATTATAATGATACAAAGTTTATCTTGATGGCTTATAATTTCAAAGAAACACTAAGTGAAAGATAAAATATTCTCTTTGATTTCTACAAATGAAAAATTCGAGTATTCATGAAGGTAGCTGGATGGTTTTCCTTGTGGAAAGTTCTTACATAACATCTCTGAGCTGGTTAATTCtgtatttttctgtttatgatAAAGGTTGAGATTTAACCCCATACTGCTTTTGCTCTTTGTTATTACCTTGTAACCTGTTGATGGGAGGAAAAAGCTCCAAGCTACAGAGGATTACGAAACCAATGCACATAACATCTTTTGTTGCTCTCTACGTGATGAGGATTGTGAAAGCCGGTTGGTGAACGAATACTTCTGGCACACCGACTGTTTTAGGAAGCTCAATGTCAAGGTTAGACGTGAATTAGACCGCCCTGCCAAAGTATCAAAGGCGCAAAAATATGACATATGTGTCGGTGACTTTTGAAAGTGGTGCCCTCAAGCTCACTCATGCTAGTTGTTCATTCATAATCTTGGCCTTTTGGGACTGTTTGTGTTATTAGTTGCTAAACTCCTATAATTTGTGGTTGAGTTTAAAGTGATTGTTGTTGAATATTTTGCTTGGATTGGTAATGTTTCAAAGAGTAACATTAACAGTGTTTAAATATGATTCCACTACTATGCGATGTGATGATTTATTTGAAATTGAATCTTTTTCATTAATGACTTTAACTATAAGTGATTCTGACATTTCGTATTCGGGCTTAGTGTTCTTTGAAAGTGAAACATTTGTTATTTTCCAAGGCCAGTCTACAAACTTTAAGAAAGCTCATATGTTCGTATTGAAAACAATGGAGTATATATAGTAAACGTGATTGAACTGCAAAATCTTTGCTTTTGCACATTAAATCAATATCATATTTTGCCTTCGGGCTTAGTGTTCTTTGAAAGCGAAGCATTTGTTATTTTCCAAGGCCAGTTGACAAACATTAAGAAAGCCCATATGTTCATCTTGAAAACAATGGAGTATATCTAGTAAACGTGATTGACTGCAAAATCTTTGCTTCTACACATTAAATCAATATCATATTTTGCCTTAACCTTGTAATGAAAAGTACAAGAATAAGAATTGACATGGCAAGTCCTTCACGGAGAAGTGAAACTCCTGAAATCCGGAGTTGAGATAGATAGTGCATTAAATTTCAGCATTGCACCAAAAGATGTTTGACAATGTGCTTTTACAAGCAATTAACCTTTGAAACGTCATGGCTGGTGTGTACCGATCTATAACCCTCTTTTAAAGAGTTTCATGGTTGCACTATTTGGTCGCCGTAAACCATAGTTCGATTCGCCTATCAGCCCTTTCATGGCAGATTTAATTTGCTTCATGTTGTCCGTAAATCAGGTTTTTTTACTCCATTTCTTTTAGTGTTAATTCTTTATTAATTGAAGGATTTTTATTCTAATACTGTTTTTGAAAGGTCTGTACTTAAAACATGTTCTTTTTCTCGAGTTACATTTATATGACGAGTTTGTGGCACACATGATGCTTGTATATATATGCTTGTAAGGTGCATTACTAAATTTCTATATCCATTTTAAAGTGATTAGTATAACTATTAATTTAGTCCACCCATTGTGTGTTATTTATATGTGAAGATATGAATTAGTGGTAAGATGAGGTTTTAAATAAAGAAGATgattattttgttcttcaaactGTATCATGAATGAGAACAACTAGTTTTGATATTGTCAATGtgttatgttatattttatcTTATGCTAACAAGGTGATGAGTTGACAGGTGATGAATTGACTAAAAACAGTCAAAACACACAACATTATgtatagaaaaagaaaagaacaacGGGCGTGAACTCTTTTCTCTACCACAGGCGGGAGAGTTTAAACGAGGcataatttttaaaacattGCTTGAACAAGCATGTTCGTCATTTTTCcaacttaggtctatcaattgggcgatgtcagacaattgagaTAAGAGTAAGACTCTTAAAATTAGAGCATctgaccacgaattcataagcacgaCCTTGGTTGGTTTAAGCTTACCCAACTCAAGCACAAAGTTTTCACAAGAGCACCTAATTGTATCGGATAGTGAAACTTGAAACTCTGATCAAATTATGACTAAGATCAAAATGTGAATTTTGACCAAGTCAAAAATGCAAATGCAAATGCCTTATGATTCAAAGAATAGTTGATAGAAAAATGATAAGATTGTTGGGCGATATTAAGCAATATCGTCTTTTGGGCAATATTAAACAATGTCGTTTTTATGATAAAGTTAATCTCACAAAGGATACACTACACTGAACACGGATGAATGTACAAGCGACGTGAAGTAAGTGTGTTCCATGTTATTGATTTACATTTAactttttaacttttattttgttcaagtTTCAAAGTATTGTGCATTATTACTTGTGGTATTATGAGAGCAGGTTATGATCATGGTTTAGGGGAATATTAAATTAATCATGATAATGACAAAGTGAGGTTGTGATTGATGCGAAGAGATGATTTGGGTCAGCTTGCACACGCTACACAAAGATCAAGAAGTAACAGCAAAAGTTGAAAGGACAAAGGAAAGACTACTTAGCTTTTAtgccttttaaattttaattttggagCCTATGTGTATTTTCTTTGCACATTTTGAGCGTGTCAATTACTTGTTAGTCTTTGTGTAGTATTGGGTTAGTTGATTACTTATGGGCTCGAAAAGAGACACACTTCATCTTAATGCTTTTAAGActtggtgtcttgtgggcttgtgtactgATACGAGCGTATCAGCTTTGTACTGATACGGGTGTATCAGCTTTATGATGTATTACGCTTCTCATTATTTGTACAGTTATTGGGTCGGGCGACCCATGATTCCAAGCGGGTCAGAACCAAGCTATAAATATCAGACACCACCTAAACACTGGGATCTAACTTTTCACGCATTTTCTCACTTTGTCGGTTTTCTATCGCTTTCAAACTGTTTAGCCCTTGCTTGATAGTTCCATACCAAACAACTAccgttggagatgctctaagcaACTATACGTCAAAGATGCCGTGATTTAGAGATTAATTAAAAGCATAAACTCAAGAAGCACCCACtccattccaaaaaaaaaaagagttatcCAACATAATCGCAACGCAAGAAGCATTTCCAACAATCTACATCATAAAATTGTTTCCTCCTCCTATTTTTCGAGGTTTCCTTAAGCAATGAAAATATGATATATCACTATTCTACATTTATTGGCAAATATTCCTTCACAAACACCACATCATCATAatatatcattaaattaaaaattataataattaatatcacAAGAACACAACTTTTATTTGAGTGTGCGTGTGC
This is a stretch of genomic DNA from Lotus japonicus ecotype B-129 chromosome 1, LjGifu_v1.2. It encodes these proteins:
- the LOC130732532 gene encoding uncharacterized protein LOC130732532, with the protein product MLDAIQSQTDARGTVNSAVETGITSGVVHEPKPPMFGVELTTKNNKGLFAVKIEAPVDAGAVPHEGANCNSGLKSMSLFGEESIEASLTMNSIKKNLKIEVSLVEVEEVLNKMVDDSHIIVISDDEDDVGAWFIS